TACGCGGCCAGAACCGAGCCGGGCGCGCGCCCGGCTTTTTCATGCCCGCGACCGCGTCACGCCGGAAGGCGGCGCGCGGTGGCCAGCCACGCGATCGCGCCGTCCTTCGCGCGCAGGCTGGCGGCCTCGTTCTCCAATAGCAGCAGGCTGCCGCTCGGCAAATCCTCGCCGTCGCGCGACCACTCGCCGCGCTGCAGATACAGCAGGACCAGATCCGCGGCTTCCAGCCGCGCGGTTTCTCCGTCCGCCGGCGACAGCCGCTCCAGATCGCCCCGTCCCCAGTCGCGCGCCAGCATCAGGTTGCAGTCGTGCAGCGGCCCGCCCAGCAACCGGCACTGGATGCCGATCTCGCCGGTGAAAGCCACCACCTGCCCCGGCGCGTCCAGCGTCAGCCTGCGGCCGTCGGCCAGGCTCAACTCCATGCCCTCGCCTTCCAGCAGGCCCAGCAAGCGGTCGACGCCGGCGAAGTGGGAAAACGGCCCGCCTTCGGCCACTTCGGCGATGGATAGCCGCAGCGCGAACGCGTCGCGCCGGTCCGGATGCGGCAGGCGGAACAACTCGCAGGTGCGTCCGCCGCCATTGGCCCACGGCATGTCCTGGAAACTCTGTCGGCTCAGTACGCGCATGGCGCCTCCCGATTCAAAACGCCCACCCGGCATCATGCCGGATGGGCGTTGCGCTGAACAGCAGCGCTCAGCGCTCGGCTTCCGCCTGTTGCAAGATCACTTCCCGGCCATACACCGGACTGTCGGCATAGCCGGCCGCCCGGTAGCGGATCTCGTGGCCCAATTGGCGGCGCAGCCGTTTCAGCGCCGCCTGGTCCAGGCCCTTGCCCGCCTCCGCCGGACGTATCGCCATCACCGCGCCGTCGCTGCGCTCTATCCCCAGCTTCACCAGCGGATAGGCGCCCACCTCCACCAGCACGCCCTTTTCCCAGGGCTGCGCAGCCATCGCCAGCAGCGAAGGCGTCAGGGCGAGCAGCCACAGCGCGCGCCGCATCACGGTTTCACCAGCAGCAGATGGCTATTGGCCGGCACGGTGATCCGAGCCGCGCCGCGCGACACGGCCAGCGGCTGGCGCCAGGTCTCCTGGCTGCTGTCGTTGCGCCAACCCACCTCGGACGCCTGGAAGCGCACCGCCGGCAGTTGCAGGATCTTGCCCGCCGGGAAGTACTGGTTGGCAGGCAGCGTGATGGTCTTGGCCGGGAAGCCGAAGCCGGCCACTTCCTGGCTGTAGCTGCCCAGGGCCAGCGTGGTGGTCAGCCGCTGCAGCAGACTGCCGTAATCGCCGGCGCCCACCGCGCGCAAACCGTCGTTCAAAGCGCTCTCTCCCTTGCTCGGGCCGGTCACCCACGGCTTCATCACGCCGGGGCCGAACTGGTGCAGCATCTGCATGCCCAGCGCCAGCGCCTTCGGATAGCACGTGTAGTCGTCGGCGGCGACGCTCCAGCCCTTCAGATTGCATGCCGGCTTGGCCAGGAACTGCTCGAAGTCCCCGCGCGGGCGCAGGTCCGGGTGCGAATTGGCGTCGCGGCCGCGGCCGCCGGTGTAGGTGTCGGCCGACACCAGGTAGCCCATGGTCTGCGCCGCCAGTTCGTTCTCCCACACCGTGGTCGGTGCGGAGCCCGGCTTCTGGCGCAGGATCTTGTTGTAAGCGTACAGCACGTGCAGGTACTCGTGCGCCATCGTCGACAGCGCCAGGCTGGGGCCGTTGTCCTTCATCGACCAGTTGCCCGGGCTATCGGCCTTGGCGAAGGTGTCCAGATCGATGAAGGTTACCAGCGCCTCGTTGCTTTTGCCGATCACGTCGGCGCACTCGGCATCGCCCTGGCACATGCTGGAAGCGGCCGAAGCCAGCAGCGCGTTGGTCCAGCGCACGTAGCCGAGCAAGCGGCCGCCGCTGGTCTTGGCCGGATCGTTGAGCCGGCTCAGCACCAGGTGCACGTCCTTGGTGCTGCCAGGCAGGGCCAGGCTGCGCCAGCTCGGATGGATGTCGTTGCCCCAGGGCTCGCTG
This genomic window from Chromobacterium violaceum ATCC 12472 contains:
- a CDS encoding M30 family zinc metallopeptidase → MKEIKKTVLASVILSAMMTACGGGGSSSADGGSGNAPSVAFYQRSAGGVEVGTLDCSGASCKVPASASGAASGSVYRYSNTTGRDQTLQLTGPVTSAWQAEFVRISGGDTSTQFKQSGSGLRGAGREVADRLEAESQAVLNAVAKNSSNGALQRLQLQHSAKLSGAQAALQQQAYALGDARTWHDMDGDSPTTLKAVRDLPNGGGKVYVWGQSGLDVGVDNAQADALAERFAGSVYPLEASVVSEPWGNDIHPSWRSLALPGSTKDVHLVLSRLNDPAKTSGGRLLGYVRWTNALLASAASSMCQGDAECADVIGKSNEALVTFIDLDTFAKADSPGNWSMKDNGPSLALSTMAHEYLHVLYAYNKILRQKPGSAPTTVWENELAAQTMGYLVSADTYTGGRGRDANSHPDLRPRGDFEQFLAKPACNLKGWSVAADDYTCYPKALALGMQMLHQFGPGVMKPWVTGPSKGESALNDGLRAVGAGDYGSLLQRLTTTLALGSYSQEVAGFGFPAKTITLPANQYFPAGKILQLPAVRFQASEVGWRNDSSQETWRQPLAVSRGAARITVPANSHLLLVKP
- a CDS encoding HutD family protein, which codes for MRVLSRQSFQDMPWANGGGRTCELFRLPHPDRRDAFALRLSIAEVAEGGPFSHFAGVDRLLGLLEGEGMELSLADGRRLTLDAPGQVVAFTGEIGIQCRLLGGPLHDCNLMLARDWGRGDLERLSPADGETARLEAADLVLLYLQRGEWSRDGEDLPSGSLLLLENEAASLRAKDGAIAWLATARRLPA